The proteins below are encoded in one region of Sporosarcina sp. FSL K6-1508:
- a CDS encoding anthranilate synthase component I family protein — protein MERQKVAYTTSSMTKEQFFYGYKELAHMHDSHILLESGRGGALCMAGIDPLVTLRTLNGDKLQLIWRDGTEEVREGEPLELLSEFVRSFEMESVQGLPDFQGGVAGFISYDYVRNYENIPTDTIDDLDTPDLFFYLFDRWAVLDVKTEKVYFMTLPNRGLVPAELKAEWVAATSEGVKKQVFMPGEAEEVSLDEGSLAVSVTGPQFEQMVRDVQTYISTGDVVQVNLSVRQSKPLTAHPLDMYEALRSFNPSPYMASIGSPEFAVVSGSPELLLKKRGNELSTRPIGGTRPRGKDENEDATLQTDLLSNKKETGEHIMLVDLEREDFERVCAPETVETDEFMVVEKYSHVMHLVSNVRGTAAEGISNAAIVKGVFPGGSITGSPKLRTMEIIEELEPTRRGLYTGSIGWFGYNDDFELNIVIRTAYIKDGIAHIQAGAGLVADSVPEAEYIESLNKAKALWQAKAMAEK, from the coding sequence ATGGAAAGACAAAAAGTTGCTTACACGACATCATCAATGACGAAAGAACAATTTTTCTACGGATATAAAGAACTGGCACACATGCATGACAGCCATATTCTCCTTGAAAGTGGACGGGGCGGGGCGTTGTGTATGGCGGGAATTGATCCACTTGTCACGCTACGGACATTGAATGGAGACAAATTGCAACTGATCTGGCGTGATGGGACGGAAGAAGTGCGAGAAGGTGAACCGCTCGAATTACTGTCAGAGTTTGTTCGGTCGTTTGAGATGGAATCGGTTCAAGGACTTCCGGATTTTCAAGGCGGTGTAGCTGGTTTTATCAGTTACGATTATGTTCGCAACTATGAAAATATCCCAACTGATACGATAGATGATCTCGATACACCAGACTTGTTCTTTTATTTATTCGACCGCTGGGCGGTACTTGACGTCAAAACTGAAAAAGTTTATTTCATGACACTCCCAAATCGCGGACTGGTACCTGCAGAACTTAAGGCTGAATGGGTGGCTGCAACCTCAGAAGGGGTGAAAAAACAGGTCTTCATGCCAGGGGAAGCAGAGGAAGTCTCTTTGGATGAAGGAAGTCTTGCAGTATCTGTAACGGGCCCACAGTTTGAGCAGATGGTGCGCGACGTGCAGACTTACATTTCCACCGGTGATGTTGTCCAGGTCAATCTCTCGGTGAGACAGTCAAAACCGTTGACAGCGCATCCACTCGATATGTACGAAGCACTTCGCTCATTTAATCCATCGCCTTATATGGCGTCCATCGGTTCACCGGAATTTGCTGTTGTCTCCGGTTCACCTGAACTGTTGCTGAAAAAGCGCGGGAATGAATTGAGTACACGACCGATTGGTGGAACGCGGCCGAGGGGGAAAGACGAAAACGAAGATGCAACACTTCAAACAGACTTATTGTCGAACAAAAAAGAAACGGGCGAACATATTATGCTCGTAGATCTTGAACGGGAAGACTTTGAACGCGTTTGCGCACCTGAAACAGTGGAAACGGATGAATTCATGGTCGTGGAAAAATATTCACATGTCATGCATCTCGTTTCAAATGTCCGCGGAACAGCTGCAGAAGGTATTTCGAATGCAGCTATCGTCAAAGGTGTGTTTCCGGGCGGTTCAATTACAGGGTCGCCAAAGCTCCGAACGATGGAAATTATTGAAGAACTCGAACCGACAAGAAGAGGTTTGTATACCGGTTCGATTGGTTGGTTTGGCTATAATGACGATTTTGAACTGAACATCGTCATCCGGACTGCATATATCAAGGATGGTATTGCGCATATTCAAGCAGGTGCGGGTCTAGTTGCTGATTCAGTGCCGGAAGCGGAATATATTGAATCGTTGAATAAGGCAAAAGCGCTTTGGCAAGCGAAAGCGATGGCGGAAAAATAA
- the tilS gene encoding tRNA lysidine(34) synthetase TilS: MNRFKQTIFHFVKEWSLVAPGDRVLVACSGGVDSVALLDFMASNRDRMGIEVAAIHVDHKLRGEESAADGALVERLCETYKIPFFGGSVPVPEIIENEGGNVQAVCRDGRYAFFTKIMQKHHYHILATAHHAEDQLETVLMQVTKGNRPSGIPVKREVDGGLLIRPFLPVMKADLHSYVAENDLHYREDPSNASDAYLRNRFRHRIVPFILDENPGAAENAVKMSGWLQEDEELLETLAKDRFDRITRFTEAGLPIVDGNAFSNMHQALQRRMITLLLRYLYNGEIMPVKYNSALISQLLHHLSSQNGNVSVHLPRGYRFIREYDVLTFVRDTPTEEMDSQKVLPKGVWTRWGNDLQLCWTEVGNLDTELFTDTDDTMYFDLPYSALPLSIRRREDGDRILLPGMTHPKRLSRLFIDEKVGMTERDRLPVIITAQGEICAVPGVRYGVAFSRNKTDQSKYIVRTRKI, from the coding sequence ATGAATAGATTTAAACAGACAATTTTCCATTTCGTAAAAGAATGGTCACTTGTCGCCCCGGGGGACCGTGTTCTTGTCGCCTGCTCAGGTGGCGTCGACTCGGTGGCACTTTTAGATTTCATGGCTTCGAATCGAGACAGGATGGGAATTGAAGTTGCCGCAATTCACGTCGATCATAAATTGCGCGGAGAAGAGTCTGCCGCAGACGGTGCATTAGTGGAAAGGCTTTGTGAAACATATAAAATCCCGTTTTTTGGCGGGAGTGTTCCGGTTCCTGAAATTATTGAGAACGAAGGCGGTAATGTGCAAGCTGTCTGTCGTGACGGACGTTATGCCTTTTTCACTAAAATTATGCAAAAACACCATTATCATATTTTGGCGACAGCGCACCATGCAGAAGATCAGCTGGAGACGGTACTTATGCAAGTGACGAAAGGTAATCGGCCTTCCGGTATTCCTGTAAAACGCGAAGTCGATGGCGGGCTTCTTATTCGTCCTTTCCTGCCAGTCATGAAAGCAGATCTTCATTCATACGTTGCAGAAAATGACTTACATTATCGTGAAGATCCTAGCAATGCAAGTGACGCCTATTTGCGAAACCGTTTTCGTCACCGAATTGTTCCATTTATTCTTGATGAAAATCCGGGAGCCGCTGAAAATGCAGTGAAAATGTCTGGCTGGTTGCAGGAAGATGAAGAGCTGCTTGAAACACTGGCAAAGGACCGTTTTGATAGAATTACCAGATTCACAGAAGCGGGCCTGCCTATCGTTGATGGAAATGCATTTTCCAACATGCACCAAGCTTTACAAAGACGGATGATTACACTACTATTGAGGTATCTTTACAATGGGGAAATTATGCCCGTAAAATATAATTCCGCGCTTATAAGCCAACTATTGCACCATCTATCTTCGCAAAACGGGAATGTATCCGTTCACCTTCCACGCGGTTACCGATTCATTCGGGAATATGACGTGCTGACATTCGTTCGCGATACACCAACTGAGGAAATGGATTCGCAAAAAGTGTTGCCGAAAGGCGTTTGGACCCGCTGGGGAAATGATTTACAGCTTTGTTGGACCGAAGTGGGTAATCTCGATACGGAGTTATTCACGGATACAGATGATACCATGTATTTTGACTTGCCTTATTCCGCGCTTCCTCTGTCCATCAGGAGAAGAGAGGATGGGGATCGAATCTTGTTACCAGGGATGACACATCCGAAACGTTTATCTAGGTTGTTTATCGATGAAAAGGTTGGCATGACAGAACGCGACCGATTACCGGTAATCATTACAGCGCAAGGTGAAATTTGTGCAGTTCCAGGTGTACGGTATGGAGTGGCATTTTCGCGAAACAAGACAGATCAAAGTAAGTACATAGTTAGAACAAGAAAGATATAA
- the ftsH gene encoding ATP-dependent zinc metalloprotease FtsH, with protein MNRILRYFLLYGLIFLAIMGIFSSLNNTNPKQKEIRYDEFITAMEEGKVTSVTLQPVQLVLEVKGKMKGYKEGEEFVTNVLNDVAIQDDIRSLATQTQTDVEILPTPVASAWVSFFTGLLPFIIIFILFFFLLNQAQGGGGGGGRVMNFGKSKAKLHTDDRKKVRFTDVAGADEEKAELVEVVDFLKDSSKFVEVGARIPRGILLVGPPGTGKTLLARAVAGEAGVPFFSISGSDFVEMFVGVGASRVRDLFENAKKNAPCIIFIDEIDAVGRQRGAGLGGGHDEREQTLNQLLVEMDGFGENEGVIIIAATNRPDILDPALLRPGRFDRQITVGRPDVKGREAVLQVHARNKPLDDTVNMKALAQRTPGFSGADLENLLNEAALVAARRNKTKIDMSDIDEATDRVIAGPAKTTRVISKKERDIVAFHEAGHVVVGLMLDDAEIVHKVTIVPRGQAGGYAVMLPKEDRYFMTKPELLDKIAGLLGGRVAEEIVLGEVSTGAHNDFQRATGIARSMVTEYGMSDKLGPMQFGQSQGQVFLGRDFNSEQNYSESIAYEIDQEMQRIIKEQYARTKEILTGKRELLDLIATTLLEVETLDAEQINHLKDHGTLPDRPYGRYGLDNLEEVKSVDITVGGDDTVISDSTGAPTDPSIGDLPNESTGEQPLKPIDEERRD; from the coding sequence ATGAATCGAATACTTCGATACTTTCTATTATACGGACTGATATTTCTTGCAATCATGGGGATATTCAGTTCACTAAACAATACAAATCCGAAACAAAAAGAGATCCGGTATGATGAATTTATTACTGCGATGGAAGAAGGAAAGGTTACGTCGGTTACCTTGCAGCCAGTTCAGCTTGTCCTTGAAGTGAAAGGGAAGATGAAAGGTTATAAGGAAGGCGAAGAATTCGTAACGAATGTTTTGAACGATGTCGCCATACAAGATGACATCCGTTCACTTGCTACACAAACCCAAACGGATGTTGAAATCTTGCCAACTCCTGTTGCAAGCGCATGGGTATCCTTCTTCACGGGTCTTCTACCGTTCATCATCATCTTTATCCTGTTCTTCTTCCTGTTAAATCAGGCACAAGGCGGAGGCGGCGGTGGTGGCCGTGTGATGAACTTCGGTAAGAGTAAGGCGAAGCTTCATACGGATGACCGTAAAAAGGTTCGTTTCACAGATGTTGCAGGCGCAGACGAAGAGAAAGCGGAACTTGTGGAAGTCGTTGATTTCCTGAAAGATTCAAGTAAATTCGTTGAAGTTGGCGCGCGTATTCCTAGAGGGATCCTGTTAGTCGGACCTCCGGGTACAGGTAAAACGTTATTGGCACGTGCGGTTGCAGGTGAAGCGGGTGTTCCGTTCTTCTCAATCTCAGGTTCCGATTTCGTAGAAATGTTCGTTGGGGTCGGGGCATCCCGTGTACGTGATCTTTTCGAAAATGCCAAAAAGAATGCACCATGTATTATTTTCATCGATGAAATCGACGCGGTCGGACGCCAGCGTGGCGCAGGTCTCGGGGGCGGGCACGATGAACGTGAACAAACGCTGAACCAGCTGCTTGTTGAAATGGATGGTTTCGGTGAAAACGAAGGGGTTATCATCATTGCGGCGACAAACCGTCCTGACATCCTCGACCCAGCACTTCTTCGTCCTGGCCGTTTTGACCGTCAGATTACAGTTGGACGTCCAGATGTAAAAGGACGAGAAGCGGTTCTTCAAGTACATGCGCGCAACAAGCCGCTTGACGATACCGTCAATATGAAGGCTCTTGCACAGCGTACACCTGGATTCTCGGGTGCGGATCTTGAAAACTTATTGAACGAAGCGGCGCTAGTCGCGGCAAGACGCAACAAAACGAAAATCGATATGTCGGATATCGATGAAGCGACGGACCGTGTTATTGCGGGACCTGCGAAGACGACACGAGTCATTTCGAAAAAAGAACGTGATATTGTGGCATTCCATGAAGCGGGTCACGTTGTTGTAGGGCTTATGCTTGATGATGCTGAGATCGTTCATAAAGTTACAATCGTTCCTCGTGGGCAAGCGGGCGGTTATGCAGTCATGCTTCCGAAAGAGGACCGTTACTTCATGACTAAACCTGAACTTCTCGATAAGATTGCAGGACTGCTTGGCGGCCGTGTTGCAGAAGAAATTGTCCTTGGTGAAGTTTCTACTGGGGCTCACAATGACTTCCAGCGTGCAACTGGTATTGCGCGTTCGATGGTAACGGAATACGGCATGAGCGACAAGCTTGGCCCAATGCAGTTTGGTCAATCTCAAGGGCAAGTGTTCCTTGGTCGTGACTTCAACTCCGAACAGAACTATTCCGAGTCGATTGCGTACGAAATCGACCAAGAGATGCAACGTATCATTAAAGAACAATATGCCCGTACCAAAGAGATTCTTACAGGTAAACGGGAGTTGCTTGATTTGATCGCAACGACGCTTCTTGAAGTAGAAACGCTCGATGCCGAACAAATTAATCACCTGAAAGATCACGGCACATTACCTGATCGTCCATATGGCCGATATGGCTTAGATAATTTAGAGGAAGTTAAGAGTGTAGATATAACGGTTGGAGGCGATGACACAGTCATTTCCGATTCGACTGGCGCACCTACGGACCCATCAATCGGTGATTTACCGAATGAGTCTACTGGGGAACAGCCTCTTAAGCCGATCGACGAAGAACGCAGAGATTGA
- the cysK gene encoding cysteine synthase A, with translation MMLVGNSVADLVGKTPLVKMNRMTGSEDADVYLKLEYMNPGSSVKDRIALAMIEAAEKSGDLKEGSTIIEPTSGNTGIGLAMIAAAKGYKAVLVMPDTMSTERRNLLRAYGADLVLTPGAEGMKGAIGKAEELSKQNGWFMPQQFNNEANPEVHRLTTGPEIADALDRVDAFISGIGTGGTITGAGSVLKERFPEVQIIAVEPTDSAVLSGGKPGPHKIQGIGAGFVPKVLDTDIYDEIVLVTNDEAYDTARRAAREEGILGGVSSGAAIFAALQVAKKLGKGKKVVAILPSNGERYLSTPLYQFDE, from the coding sequence ATGATGTTAGTTGGAAACTCGGTTGCAGATCTTGTTGGAAAGACGCCCCTTGTTAAGATGAACAGAATGACAGGCTCGGAAGACGCGGACGTTTACTTGAAACTGGAATATATGAACCCTGGATCCAGTGTAAAAGACCGTATTGCACTTGCGATGATCGAAGCTGCTGAAAAATCCGGTGATTTAAAAGAAGGAAGTACAATCATTGAACCAACAAGCGGTAATACAGGAATCGGCCTTGCGATGATTGCGGCAGCAAAAGGATATAAAGCCGTTTTGGTCATGCCGGATACAATGAGTACAGAACGACGCAATTTGTTGCGTGCTTATGGAGCGGATCTTGTGCTGACGCCGGGAGCTGAAGGGATGAAAGGCGCCATTGGAAAAGCGGAAGAGCTTTCAAAGCAAAATGGATGGTTCATGCCTCAACAATTTAACAATGAAGCAAACCCTGAAGTTCATCGTTTGACAACGGGTCCTGAAATTGCGGATGCGCTAGATCGTGTGGATGCGTTCATCTCGGGAATTGGGACTGGGGGCACGATTACGGGTGCAGGCAGTGTTTTGAAAGAGCGTTTTCCGGAAGTTCAAATTATTGCCGTGGAACCAACGGACTCTGCTGTACTGTCAGGGGGAAAACCAGGACCACATAAGATTCAAGGAATCGGTGCCGGATTCGTTCCAAAAGTGCTTGACACAGACATTTATGATGAAATCGTTTTGGTGACGAACGACGAAGCATATGACACAGCGAGACGTGCGGCGAGGGAAGAAGGGATTCTTGGAGGCGTTTCATCAGGCGCAGCAATCTTCGCGGCGCTACAAGTGGCGAAGAAGCTTGGCAAAGGGAAGAAAGTCGTTGCGATTCTTCCGTCGAATGGCGAACGTTATTTAAGCACGCCGCTCTATCAATTTGACGAATAG
- a CDS encoding peptidyl-prolyl cis-trans isomerase codes for MKYNRKPESGTMGSQKRKLKTKPLLLLIGILLAFNIFWFIGWLIPDKPKQTDEEVASVAGKPITREQWMTAMEKEVGRETLLDLVNEKVMAVAAEQYGIDVSDKEVDLEMALIRSVDGRSHSGQDEEKMRQKIRSNLILEKVLTKDVVVKDGDIKKAYDENVALYNIQTAYRTAIIVVPTKDEAKQTIEELSKGSSFDVLAKERSTDLASASLGGDIGYINDSTDSIDKAIVEAASGTKENSTSDLIALSDGTYAVIHVSEVVKGQSFKFKEVKDHIQREIALGQISQTVSPEAFWKEFDAKWFYGK; via the coding sequence ATGAAATACAATCGGAAGCCTGAATCTGGAACGATGGGTTCGCAGAAGCGTAAATTAAAGACAAAGCCGCTTCTTTTGTTGATCGGAATCCTTTTGGCCTTCAATATTTTCTGGTTCATTGGCTGGCTCATACCTGACAAGCCGAAGCAGACAGATGAAGAAGTAGCGTCTGTTGCGGGCAAGCCTATTACAAGGGAACAGTGGATGACGGCAATGGAAAAGGAAGTGGGGCGCGAAACTCTTCTTGACCTGGTCAATGAAAAGGTGATGGCAGTTGCCGCGGAACAATACGGGATTGATGTATCCGATAAGGAGGTCGATCTTGAAATGGCACTAATCCGCTCTGTGGATGGCCGCTCTCATTCGGGTCAAGACGAGGAGAAAATGCGCCAAAAGATCCGTTCTAACCTAATCCTTGAAAAGGTATTAACGAAAGATGTCGTTGTTAAAGATGGCGACATAAAGAAAGCGTATGATGAAAACGTTGCGCTTTACAATATTCAAACGGCTTATCGCACGGCTATCATCGTTGTTCCGACAAAAGACGAAGCAAAACAAACGATTGAGGAACTATCGAAAGGCTCCAGCTTCGACGTTCTTGCAAAAGAGCGGTCGACGGATCTAGCTTCGGCTAGTCTCGGAGGAGATATTGGTTATATTAACGATTCGACTGATTCAATCGACAAGGCAATCGTTGAAGCTGCGTCCGGTACGAAAGAAAATTCGACAAGTGATTTAATCGCCCTGAGCGACGGGACATATGCCGTGATTCATGTTAGTGAAGTGGTAAAAGGGCAATCATTTAAATTTAAAGAAGTAAAAGACCATATTCAGCGTGAAATTGCGCTTGGACAAATTTCACAAACGGTTAGTCCGGAAGCATTCTGGAAAGAGTTCGATGCAAAATGGTTTTACGGTAAATGA
- the hpt gene encoding hypoxanthine phosphoribosyltransferase, whose protein sequence is MLKKDIEEVLITEEEIQEKIRELGAVLTEEYQDKFVLAIGVLKGGLPFMSDLIKRIDAYIELDFMDVSSYGNATVSSGEVKIVKDLNTSVEGRDVLIIEDIIDSGKTLSYLVELMKYRKANSIKIVTLLDKPSGRKVDLKADYVGFNVPDAFVVGYGLDYMEKYRNLPYIGVLKKEIYSF, encoded by the coding sequence ATGTTGAAGAAAGATATCGAAGAAGTGCTAATTACAGAAGAAGAGATTCAAGAGAAAATCCGTGAGCTTGGTGCAGTGTTGACCGAAGAATATCAAGACAAGTTCGTACTTGCGATTGGTGTACTTAAAGGTGGGCTACCTTTCATGAGTGATCTCATTAAGCGCATCGATGCTTACATCGAACTCGATTTCATGGATGTTTCAAGTTACGGCAATGCAACTGTTTCGTCGGGTGAAGTGAAAATCGTCAAAGACTTGAACACAAGTGTCGAAGGGCGCGATGTACTTATTATTGAAGACATTATCGATAGCGGGAAAACATTAAGTTACCTCGTTGAACTGATGAAATACCGAAAAGCGAATTCCATTAAAATCGTCACTCTCCTTGATAAGCCGTCAGGCCGGAAAGTGGATTTGAAAGCAGATTATGTAGGTTTCAACGTACCGGACGCGTTTGTTGTCGGTTACGGACTTGATTACATGGAGAAATACAGAAACTTGCCTTATATTGGCGTGTTAAAAAAGGAAATCTATTCTTTCTAA
- the hslO gene encoding Hsp33 family molecular chaperone HslO → MTDYLVKALAFEGTIRAYAARSTETVAEVQRRHVMWPTATAALGRSMTAAVMMGAMSKGEDKLTIKVNGNGPIGSMVIDANAHGEVRGYASNPQTHFDLNEQGKLDVRRAVGTDGMLTVVKDLGLRDYFTGQVPIISGEIAEDFTEYFVVSEQVPSAVGLGVLVNPDNTVKAAGGFIVQVMPGATEETIGKLEERIANVEPISTLIARGLTPEEILGEVLGAENVEILDHMDVSFACNCSKERFGNAIIGLGEKEIQEMIEEDGKAEAHCHFCMETYVYPKEELEGFIDEIQSEA, encoded by the coding sequence ATGACTGATTACTTAGTAAAAGCACTCGCATTCGAAGGGACAATCCGGGCATATGCGGCCCGTTCAACAGAAACTGTTGCAGAAGTGCAACGCCGCCACGTGATGTGGCCGACAGCGACGGCTGCTCTAGGACGCTCGATGACAGCTGCGGTTATGATGGGTGCCATGTCTAAAGGTGAAGATAAACTGACGATTAAAGTAAATGGCAACGGCCCTATAGGTTCGATGGTCATCGATGCAAATGCACATGGCGAAGTCCGGGGCTATGCATCAAACCCGCAAACACATTTTGATTTGAATGAACAAGGTAAACTTGACGTCAGGCGTGCAGTTGGAACTGATGGCATGCTGACGGTTGTAAAGGATCTTGGTCTACGAGATTATTTTACTGGACAAGTTCCGATTATATCTGGTGAAATCGCGGAAGATTTCACGGAATACTTCGTTGTTTCGGAACAGGTGCCTTCTGCTGTAGGACTGGGTGTCCTCGTTAATCCTGACAATACAGTGAAAGCTGCTGGTGGTTTTATTGTCCAAGTAATGCCTGGCGCAACGGAAGAAACGATCGGAAAACTGGAAGAGCGTATTGCGAACGTGGAACCAATTTCAACCTTAATCGCTCGCGGTCTGACACCCGAAGAGATTCTGGGAGAAGTTCTGGGTGCGGAAAATGTGGAAATACTTGACCACATGGATGTTTCGTTCGCATGTAATTGCTCGAAAGAACGATTCGGAAATGCAATCATCGGCCTTGGGGAAAAAGAAATCCAAGAGATGATTGAGGAAGATGGAAAAGCGGAAGCACACTGCCACTTCTGTATGGAAACATATGTATATCCGAAAGAAGAGTTGGAAGGTTTTATCGATGAAATACAATCGGAAGCCTGA
- a CDS encoding type III pantothenate kinase: protein MILVLDTGNTNIVLGVYEQGQLKHHWRMETYRHKTEDEYAMQVKSLFSHVGLSFEDVTGIIISSVVPPVMFPLEQMCKKYFNQKPLIVGPGLKTGLNIKYENPREVGADRIVNAVAAIHEYGNPLIIVDFGTATTYCYVNEKGEYMGGAIAPGIGISMEALFDRASKLPRIELTKPDHVVGKNTVAAMQAGIVYGYVGQVDGIVARMKAQSKEEPTVIATGGLAGLIASETTVIDVVDDFLTLKGLHLIYERNM from the coding sequence ATGATTTTAGTGCTGGATACAGGAAACACGAATATTGTCCTTGGTGTCTATGAACAAGGGCAACTTAAACATCATTGGCGTATGGAAACTTATCGACATAAAACAGAAGATGAATATGCGATGCAAGTGAAGTCGTTGTTTTCACACGTTGGACTTTCTTTCGAGGATGTAACTGGCATTATCATTTCATCGGTTGTTCCACCGGTCATGTTCCCGCTTGAACAAATGTGCAAAAAGTACTTTAACCAAAAACCGCTTATTGTGGGGCCAGGACTCAAAACGGGATTAAATATCAAGTACGAAAATCCCCGTGAAGTTGGTGCGGACAGAATCGTTAATGCTGTAGCGGCAATTCATGAATACGGGAACCCGTTAATTATTGTCGATTTTGGAACGGCGACGACGTATTGCTATGTGAATGAAAAAGGCGAGTACATGGGTGGGGCAATTGCGCCAGGTATCGGAATTTCAATGGAAGCTTTGTTCGACCGTGCATCTAAATTACCGCGAATCGAATTAACGAAGCCGGATCATGTGGTAGGGAAAAACACGGTAGCTGCTATGCAAGCGGGGATTGTCTACGGATATGTTGGGCAGGTCGATGGAATTGTTGCACGTATGAAAGCGCAAAGCAAGGAAGAGCCGACTGTAATTGCGACAGGCGGGCTTGCCGGTTTAATCGCAAGCGAAACGACTGTTATTGATGTCGTTGACGACTTCCTTACGCTGAAAGGGCTACATCTAATTTATGAACGAAACATGTAA